In Glandiceps talaboti chromosome 16, keGlaTala1.1, whole genome shotgun sequence, a single window of DNA contains:
- the LOC144447508 gene encoding glucose dehydrogenase [FAD, quinone]-like, with product MADVFDYVVVGAGSAGCVVANRLSEDENTSVLLIEAGPEDTEPSISVPLEFAKMFSTHVDWYYSTVPQKNACLALKDHCSTWNKGRVLGGSSSINAMMYVRGCKEDFDSWARLGAEGWSYDDVLPYFLKSENNTNDEYLKTEYHSKGGPMTVADMYPRTKFSSVIAESAQELGYEMNDCNNCIDIVGFGYGQVTMKNGKRESTATAFLNPIKSRKNLTIWTETVARKILFDGNTATKLEVTRKGTNGVVNITKELILSAGATGSPQLLMLSGVGPKEHLEELGIPVLCDLPVGENLQDHIMTILRLHEYALDFQQDGQDWSTSNSVDFHGHIKTQENLPWPDIQVFYSPLFYNFVTDEKNGYVDTLKLKKGDGLAFLPCLLHPKSVGNLKLKSKDPLEPPLMDPHYLEEQEDVETIIRGVRFIQKLLSTKAMKDSGIKLEYYKFDNCPHEIDSDSYWEHVIRHVTQTTWHLIGTCKMGAKDDKSAVVDPSLRVRGIHNVRVIDAAIMPHLTSGNTNAPTIMIGEKGADLIKKDKK from the exons ATGGCAGACGTGTTTGACTACGTTGTTGTTGGTGCTGGTAGTGCTGGCTGTGTTGTAGCAAATCGACTATCTGAAGATGAAAACACAAGCGTTTTGTTGATTGAAGCTGGTCCCGAGGATACGGAACCTAGTATCAGTGTACCTCTGGAATTTGCTAAAATGTTTAGTACTCATGTGGACTGGTATTACTCG ACCGTTCCTCAGAAGAATGCATGTTTAGCACTGAAAGACCACTGTTCTACCTGGAACAAAGGAAGG GTTCTAGGTGGTTCTAGCTCGATTAATGCAATGATGTACGTTCGTGGATGTAAGGAAGATTTCGATTCTTGGGCTAGGCTTGGCGCTGAAGGATGGAGCTATGATGACGTGCTGCCGTATTTCTTGAAATCCGAAAATAACACAAA CGATGAGTATTTGAAAACCGAATACCATAGCAAAGGTGGTCCAATGACTGTCGCAGACATGTACCCTCGAACCAAGTTTAGTAGTGTGATCGCGGAATCAG CTCAAGAATTAGGATACGAGATGAATGATTGTAACAACTGCATTGACATT GTCGGTTTTGGTTATGGTCAAGTAACCATGAAAAACGGTAAACGGGAAAGCACTGCTACAGCGTTTCTTAATCCAATCAAGTCGAGGAAGAATTTAACAATTTGGACCGAAACCGTGGCAAGAAAG ATACTGTTCGACGGAAACACAGCTACAAAGTTGGAAGTTACCAGAAAGGGTACAAATGGAGTTGTAAATATAACCAAAGAACTCATACTATCTGCAGGTGCTACAGGGTCTCCCCAG TTGCTGATGCTGTCTGGAGTAGGACCTAAGGAACATTTGGAAGAACTAGGAATACCAGTGTTGTGTGATCTTCCCGTTGGTGAAAATCTACAG GACCACATCATGACAATCTTACGACTTCATGAATATGCACTCGATTTTCAACAG GACGGACAAGACTGGTCAACTAGCAATAGTGTTGACTTTCACGGACATATAAAGACACAG GAGAATTTGCCATGGCCAGATATCCAAGTTTTTTACAGCCCATTGTTCTATAATTTCGTTACTGATGAAAAGAATGGCTATGTTGATAC GCTCAAATTGAAAAAGGGCGACGGGCTGGCATTTCTACCATGTTTGTTACACCCAAAGAGTGTTGGAAATTTGAAACTGAAAAGTAAAGATCCCCTCGAACCCCCATTAATGGACCCCCACTATTTAGAGGAACAAGAAGATGTGGAGACTATCATACGG GGCGTACGATTTATCCAAAAACTATTATCTACAAAGGCCATGAAGGACTCTGG AATCAAACTGGAGTACTACAAGTTCGACAACTGCCCTCATGAGATCGACAGTGACAGCTATTGGGAACACGTGATCAGACACGTCACACAAACAACGTGGCATTTAATTGGCACTTGCAAAATGGGCGCCAAGGATGATAAATCAGCTGTTGTAGACCCTTCTTTAAG AGTTCGTGGTATACACAATGTCCGTGTCATTGATGCGGCCATCATGCCGCATCTGACTTCAGGAAATACAAATGCACCTACAATAATGATTGGTGAAAAGGGAGCAGATTTGATCAAGAAAGACAAAAAATGA